One part of the Sulfolobus tengchongensis genome encodes these proteins:
- a CDS encoding HD domain-containing protein: protein MVDCWAYKDEKSSETYEKHILDIAKYMEESNYFNGLVRVLSKRLNVDQDEIHDLVLLAGVLHDIGKIDVTYQRNPNRFSGHEIKSAGIISYASKIPENLFDPSDSEPVTKELLISIIIIRPVGFHHYAQRDYTKICKNLKSSFIPYDSCIECVKGVNDEVKNRFIRSKLGKEIIDKITNIISKKNKLDLYLPIEFCSNDFSYRYYRFVSSAILSILNEADGTVARINREAKQ from the coding sequence ATGGTAGATTGTTGGGCTTATAAGGACGAAAAATCTAGTGAAACTTACGAGAAACACATTTTGGATATAGCTAAGTACATGGAGGAAAGTAATTATTTTAATGGTCTTGTGAGAGTGTTATCAAAAAGACTTAACGTTGATCAAGACGAAATTCATGATTTAGTGTTGTTAGCTGGTGTATTACACGATATTGGAAAGATAGATGTTACATATCAAAGAAATCCTAACAGATTTTCGGGACATGAAATTAAGAGTGCCGGGATTATTTCATATGCTTCTAAAATACCTGAGAACCTCTTTGATCCTAGTGATAGTGAGCCAGTTACTAAGGAGCTCTTGATTAGCATCATTATTATAAGGCCAGTTGGTTTTCATCATTACGCACAAAGAGATTACACAAAAATTTGTAAGAACTTAAAAAGTTCGTTCATCCCTTATGATTCATGCATTGAATGTGTTAAGGGTGTAAATGATGAGGTTAAGAATAGATTCATAAGAAGTAAATTGGGGAAAGAGATCATAGACAAAATAACTAATATAATATCTAAGAAAAATAAATTAGACTTGTATTTACCTATAGAATTTTGTAGTAATGATTTTTCTTATAGATATTATAGATTTGTTTCATCAGCAATCCTTTCTATTCTTAATGAGGCAGATGGTACAGTAGCCAGAATTAATAGAGAAGCTAAACAATAG
- the cas3 gene encoding CRISPR-associated helicase Cas3', producing MRQALTELLSSIEKYGPESIYLADLPTGYGKTKNAPLVYKEFYDMNWVSNGIHILPLRSLVSSILDDFVQKDREILKKAGLTENDLAYQMGDFLENYKKEPLFDASYVLTTMDSYAHNLFKIPVTEIFRYQKHYFIPLGRIFISLIVFDEAHIFFESEDSAIPSIFLEAINAHHYMKNPVLILSATLSDFYVREIAKNRKLVRVKLSLENKIEEKNGYTEIHIRDKEFEDLMKSVKLTVEKIKLADVKQRAQELASSGLKILIVIDDIKKASLLYQSLKDSFNVGLIHSRLTREDRSNVIKRLDNLDILIGTSAIEAGIDRSFDALITTVININSLIQRIGRVCRYGCKESSGKIYLIEDFKGSDNNVINSIVGKDICWRLPYTVSCETNYYELINKFSISKIKLNNEYRDSLKRVLSPFYTSQRLLEKFLEDNKYSLTRSLVEFYTLGEDFLTVKDMKDIISNSFVMELELVEKNWNNIKDYIMGIGYFEFKNNTPRLADEKKVDNVSDFYIRFIENYGTPPIFILKKDSYIRGVGVLW from the coding sequence ATGAGACAAGCTCTGACTGAACTTTTATCTTCAATAGAAAAATATGGACCAGAAAGTATTTATTTAGCTGATCTACCTACTGGTTACGGTAAAACAAAGAATGCACCATTAGTATATAAAGAATTTTATGATATGAACTGGGTTTCAAATGGAATCCATATATTACCTTTAAGATCTTTAGTTTCAAGCATACTCGATGATTTTGTACAGAAAGATCGTGAAATCCTTAAAAAAGCTGGCTTAACCGAAAATGATTTGGCTTATCAAATGGGAGATTTTTTAGAGAACTATAAGAAAGAACCATTGTTTGATGCTTCTTATGTTTTAACTACTATGGACTCTTATGCTCATAACTTGTTCAAAATTCCAGTAACTGAAATTTTTAGGTATCAAAAACACTACTTTATTCCTCTAGGAAGAATCTTTATCTCCCTTATTGTCTTTGACGAAGCTCACATTTTTTTCGAGAGTGAAGACAGTGCAATTCCCTCAATATTTCTTGAAGCAATAAATGCTCATCATTACATGAAAAATCCAGTTCTTATTCTAAGTGCTACCCTTTCTGATTTTTATGTGAGAGAAATAGCAAAAAATAGAAAGTTAGTACGAGTTAAACTCTCTTTAGAAAATAAAATTGAAGAAAAGAATGGGTATACAGAAATACATATTCGAGATAAGGAATTTGAGGACCTAATGAAATCTGTTAAGTTAACTGTGGAAAAAATTAAGTTAGCTGATGTTAAACAAAGAGCTCAAGAGTTAGCTTCCAGTGGGCTAAAAATTCTGATTGTAATTGATGACATAAAGAAAGCTTCACTGCTTTATCAATCTTTGAAGGACTCATTTAACGTTGGTTTAATACATAGTAGATTAACAAGAGAAGACAGATCAAACGTTATAAAAAGGTTAGATAACCTAGACATTTTAATTGGTACTAGTGCAATAGAGGCTGGAATAGATAGATCATTTGATGCCTTAATAACTACTGTGATAAACATAAACTCTTTAATTCAAAGAATAGGAAGAGTTTGCAGATACGGTTGCAAAGAATCTTCTGGTAAGATATATTTAATTGAGGATTTTAAAGGCTCAGATAATAACGTTATAAATAGTATAGTTGGAAAAGATATATGTTGGAGATTGCCTTATACTGTTTCATGTGAGACTAATTATTATGAGTTAATAAACAAGTTTTCTATTTCAAAAATTAAACTGAACAATGAATATAGAGACTCTTTAAAGAGGGTTCTATCACCGTTTTACACCTCACAACGTTTACTTGAGAAATTTTTGGAGGATAACAAATATTCTTTAACTAGAAGTTTAGTAGAATTTTATACTTTAGGAGAAGATTTTTTGACTGTAAAAGATATGAAAGATATCATTAGTAATTCCTTTGTAATGGAATTGGAATTGGTGGAGAAAAATTGGAATAACATTAAGGATTATATAATGGGAATAGGTTATTTTGAATTTAAAAATAACACTCCAAGACTTGCAGACGAGAAAAAAGTAGATAATGTAAGTGATTTTTACATTAGATTTATAGAAAATTACGGTACTCCTCCAATCTTTATTCTTAAAAAAGATTCTTATATAAGAGGGGTAGGAGTATTATGGTAG
- a CDS encoding DevR family CRISPR-associated autoregulator, which produces MVFVSFGIRLRINIEAANMIESFGNYVRHRIAPVVMKTKDGYRIVFAPTISGQSIAHAYMRALTDLSLSRGLNLCDDCKNYKVIGGFLKRSGDPNTPSDDRVRTCVVDDVTGYMAAVENVSTVMKRTSRIMFSYMVPDVDVAEATVMPQFHVRFNQQQNENDIFQIESGSAIYMLGIGIDVNGIGLLSNNTHTDDYLERVATTFDALISLFSGGYVGAKKSRYLPLIDVLGGVSAISDPIPFSVSSPKYGEYVKDTLNRAKAYVEALNNSNSSSKTINEKIIVIYFDKEGIINSDICKDYPKSNNIECENAGNLDEMIKKTKDKALSWIKPSESTTSQK; this is translated from the coding sequence ATGGTCTTTGTATCTTTTGGTATTAGACTAAGAATAAATATTGAAGCAGCTAACATGATAGAATCTTTTGGAAACTATGTTAGACATAGAATAGCACCGGTAGTAATGAAAACTAAAGATGGATATAGGATAGTATTTGCACCAACTATCTCTGGGCAATCAATAGCTCACGCATATATGAGAGCTTTGACAGATCTAAGTTTAAGCAGAGGATTGAATTTATGTGATGACTGTAAGAATTATAAAGTAATAGGAGGATTCTTGAAGAGAAGTGGAGATCCAAATACTCCTAGCGATGATAGAGTTAGGACTTGCGTAGTTGATGACGTAACTGGCTATATGGCAGCTGTTGAGAATGTTTCTACGGTCATGAAAAGAACTTCCAGGATTATGTTTAGCTATATGGTTCCAGATGTAGATGTGGCAGAGGCTACTGTTATGCCTCAATTCCATGTTAGGTTTAATCAGCAACAAAACGAAAATGATATCTTTCAGATAGAAAGCGGATCTGCTATTTACATGCTAGGAATAGGAATTGACGTTAATGGTATAGGTTTGCTCTCTAATAATACGCATACCGATGACTATCTTGAAAGGGTTGCAACAACTTTTGACGCATTAATATCATTATTTAGTGGAGGATATGTTGGAGCTAAGAAATCTAGATACCTACCATTAATTGATGTCTTAGGAGGAGTGTCTGCAATCTCTGATCCTATACCATTCTCTGTATCCTCTCCAAAGTATGGTGAGTATGTTAAAGATACTCTTAATAGAGCAAAGGCTTATGTTGAAGCTTTGAATAACAGCAATTCTTCCAGTAAAACTATAAATGAGAAGATAATAGTTATATATTTCGATAAGGAAGGAATAATAAACTCTGATATTTGCAAAGATTATCCAAAGAGCAATAATATCGAATGTGAAAACGCGGGCAATTTAGATGAGATGATTAAAAAGACTAAGGATAAAGCGTTGTCATGGATTAAGCCTTCTGAATCTACTACTAGTCAAAAATAA
- a CDS encoding thermopsin family protease: protein MEVDFAYMVIQNGSIAYPSNFYVFDRAFIKIPNVESSYIIINDSTTPREYLNSTYYLCGNLLGAELVWGGRDDGEFTTFTNMSSYLSLYYNNQGVWTPFNVIYTYGNDTEESADNLVVSLAKNGYVYVTIGNLNPKLLTSHFSPPLSFAYADIYCDIPFYVNGTLTNEFKGYVTFPVTLSFITNYTANSSAFAIYNGENITLEPSYRPIIYSFKPNYTWYYLVKINSSFPVYINGVNTNEMWVKKGSVVVLNADIPSSDAGYFKGTYYLTLGQSVTVNQPIVENLVVIPKADLFTGILFFAVILIGILGFVAFRRRRKARKYRNWKSRRRTRGRRPYFD from the coding sequence GTGGAAGTGGATTTCGCTTATATGGTTATTCAAAATGGAAGTATTGCTTATCCTTCCAATTTTTACGTATTTGATAGGGCATTCATAAAGATTCCTAATGTTGAGTCCTCTTATATTATCATAAATGATTCCACAACTCCAAGGGAATACTTAAATTCAACGTACTATCTTTGCGGAAATCTCCTAGGCGCTGAATTAGTATGGGGAGGAAGAGATGACGGCGAATTTACAACCTTTACTAACATGAGTTCTTATTTATCCCTTTACTATAACAATCAAGGTGTTTGGACACCGTTTAACGTAATCTATACTTATGGAAATGATACTGAAGAATCTGCTGATAATCTGGTAGTGTCTTTAGCCAAGAACGGTTACGTTTATGTTACAATTGGAAATCTAAACCCCAAGTTACTCACATCACATTTCAGCCCACCGTTAAGTTTCGCCTATGCCGATATTTACTGTGATATACCTTTTTACGTAAACGGAACTCTCACTAATGAGTTTAAAGGTTATGTGACATTTCCAGTTACACTTTCATTTATAACGAATTACACAGCTAATTCTTCAGCTTTTGCCATTTATAACGGTGAAAATATCACCTTAGAACCTTCTTACAGACCGATAATATACTCTTTCAAACCCAATTATACGTGGTATTACCTAGTTAAAATAAACTCCTCATTCCCAGTTTATATTAACGGAGTGAATACAAATGAAATGTGGGTGAAAAAAGGCAGTGTTGTAGTGTTAAACGCTGATATTCCTTCTAGTGATGCTGGGTATTTTAAGGGAACTTACTACTTGACTCTAGGACAAAGCGTAACGGTGAATCAACCTATTGTCGAGAATCTAGTGGTTATACCTAAAGCAGACTTATTTACTGGAATATTATTCTTTGCGGTTATACTAATTGGTATTTTAGGGTTTGTTGCTTTTAGAAGAAGGAGGAAGGCGAGAAAGTATAGGAATTGGAAAAGCAGAAGAAGAACAAGGGGAAGAAGACCTTATTTTGACTGA
- a CDS encoding thermopsin family protease, producing the protein MKGIFILFIVLISIGSLLVYARNHPVGISAHNGPIYTDAVLGFANITSLGAYNSSFNQAPYGASLQLNVVDKVVTPTNTYYLWFQDVAYFLTNNDTMNFGDNIWNFTLPYANVSNVIGEGEISVYNTSYHQTYYAAGWYISKYYFPFAFYLLINETYNNSGVEVDFAYMHS; encoded by the coding sequence ATGAAGGGAATATTCATTCTCTTTATCGTTCTCATATCTATTGGAAGTTTATTGGTTTACGCAAGGAATCATCCAGTGGGTATTTCAGCACATAATGGCCCTATTTACACAGACGCTGTATTAGGTTTCGCCAATATAACGTCTTTAGGGGCTTATAATTCGTCATTTAACCAAGCTCCTTATGGTGCTTCACTTCAATTAAATGTTGTTGATAAAGTGGTAACACCCACAAATACATACTATCTTTGGTTCCAGGATGTAGCTTACTTTCTCACCAATAATGATACTATGAACTTTGGCGATAATATATGGAATTTCACTTTACCTTATGCTAATGTATCTAATGTTATAGGTGAAGGTGAAATATCAGTATATAACACATCTTATCATCAAACGTATTATGCAGCTGGATGGTATATTTCCAAGTATTATTTTCCTTTCGCATTTTATCTCCTTATTAATGAAACTTATAATAACTCTGGTGTGGAAGTGGATTTCGCTTATATGCACAGTTAA
- the csa3 gene encoding CRISPR-associated CARF protein Csa3: MILIVTLGFDEKFQIRAIMRRAPNLEKVIITGSFKEEKAKKALDSLMEFFKMTGFSFELVEVDPHDFYGTVVTMSRLILSNQGKEFVVNLSGGMRSLILAVLSSFILTNMDAEVEVETEDFKKVITFKISDLRAPSLSADHINILDAISKGYNTVNSIHNLLNMPLSTVWRRLRELRSDGLVTEDNRLTEKGKLMLKLYT, from the coding sequence ATGATTCTCATAGTCACTTTGGGTTTCGATGAGAAGTTCCAGATTAGGGCGATAATGAGGAGGGCACCAAATTTGGAAAAGGTAATAATAACTGGCTCGTTTAAGGAAGAAAAGGCTAAAAAGGCTTTGGACTCACTAATGGAGTTCTTCAAAATGACTGGATTCAGTTTCGAATTAGTTGAGGTTGATCCTCACGACTTTTATGGAACTGTAGTGACTATGAGTAGGCTGATTCTCTCAAATCAAGGCAAAGAGTTCGTTGTGAACTTAAGTGGAGGTATGAGGTCATTAATTTTAGCTGTCTTATCCTCATTTATTTTAACCAACATGGACGCTGAAGTTGAAGTGGAGACTGAGGACTTTAAGAAAGTGATAACTTTCAAGATCTCTGACTTAAGGGCGCCATCTCTATCTGCGGATCACATAAATATATTGGACGCTATAAGTAAGGGATATAATACTGTGAATTCCATTCATAATTTACTTAACATGCCTTTATCCACTGTCTGGAGGAGGCTAAGGGAACTCAGAAGTGATGGTTTAGTAACAGAGGATAATAGACTGACTGAGAAGGGAAAGCTTATGCTGAAACTTTACACCTAA